From a region of the Phaeodactylum tricornutum CCAP 1055/1 chromosome 4, whole genome shotgun sequence genome:
- a CDS encoding predicted protein has protein sequence MDDFDMGLLDDNTYKVSVLRQKMLGIAPVFMYRIPKVSDADDEYLANEWNLRKPLQQCSLRIERRGDVLLVVFTYKNEGSPPKLFAVSKILLDDYDLSHFVQPVGDSSRYFAIRVTDEKEGREAVIGLGFREREEAADFSQCLINFNSAIFKERLARGAEMAHQ, from the exons ATGGACGATTTTGATATGGGCCTGCTTGACGACAACACCTACAAGGTCTCTGTCCTGCGGCAGAAAATGCTGGGAATAGCACCGGTTTTTATGTATCGCATACCGAAAGTCTCAGATGCTGATGACGAATATTT GGCCAACGAGTGGAATCTCCGCAAACCACTGCAACAGTGCTCTCTGCGTATCGAACGCCGCGGCGATGTGTTACTGGTTGTTTTTACATACAAAAACGAAGGAAGCCCGCCAAAGCTGTTTGCCGTCAGCAAGATTCTACTGGACGACTATGATCTTTCTCATTTTGTCCAGCCCGTTGGTGATTCCAGTCGGTACTTTGCCATTCGTGTTACGGATGAAAAAGAAGGTCGCGAAGCTGTCATCGGACTCGGCTTCCGCGAGAGAGAAGAAGCCGCCGATTTCTCTCAATGTCTGATCAACTTCAACAGTGCGATTTTCAAAGAGCGACTTGCCCGAGGTGCAGAGATGGCTCATCAATGA